The DNA segment AATTCCCAAATTAGATTTAAGAAATTTACTTGCCCTCAAAAGGGATCCTTCTCCACGAAATCCTTCATCATAAATCATTTCTATAGATCCTTTATCAGTCTCAACAAAAGAGGTAATCAAAGAAAAAACACCCAATTTTTCATCAGTATGTTCGGAATAAAGTCTTAATTCTACTCTTGAAATTTTGAAATTATTCTGGAAAAAATTTCCAGAAGAAAGTAAAACCTCAACAGCATCTGGAGTTCTATCTACCCGTGTAGGATCATGTAAATCTACAATATTCATTCTGTATCATTTAGAATTATTCCTAAATAAGTAATAATATCGAGCGAAACATCATTCACCTAAAATCAACCCTACACAAAGTCCTATGATAGAGATTACAACTTGTGGCCACAAATTTTTGAAAATATAATTTTTAAACACCATTTAGTACATTTTGATTTTTAGATCTATCAAAAAGGATTCGATAGTGTTATTTACCAAAATATTAGTTTTCAAACATGGATCCACATGAATTTCACGGGAAAGATATTCCTCACATCAAACTAGATCCGAAAATGACCATAGAAGAGTTGGTGGATGTTTTTGCAAGTTCAGGATTTAATGGGAGACAGCTTGGAGATGCAGCAAAACTTTATGCTAAAATGATCAAAGAAGATGCAACAATCTGTCTTACAATCTCAGGGGCAATGACACCAGTGGGATTTGGAGGGATAGTCAAGACATTGATTGAAAGAGGATTTGTAGATTGGATAGTTACAACTGGAGCTAATGTATATCACGAAGATCATTTTGCATGGGGATTGCCAGTAAAACAAGGTAGTTTTGATGTAGATGACATGAAACTCTATGAAAATGAAATTGTTAGAATAAGAGATGTGTATATTAAATTTCATGAAACACTAGAAGCGCAAGATGAACTAGTTCAAAAAATGTTTGGAGATGATTTTCCAGACAAGCCATTCACTACGGCTGAATTTTGTAATTTGATGGGAAAGATTAGTAAAGAAAAGGCCAAACACCCCGAAAAAAGTTTCATTACAACCGCATATGACTATGATGTTCCAGTATACATTTCAACAATGAAAGACTCATCACTGGCATTAAATTTGGCAGTTCATAGATTGCGAGGTAAAATATACAACTTGGATTTTGTACGAGAGATTATCGAGCAGGCCGCAATTCTTCATGATTCAAAAAAATCAGGAATTTTGGAATTAGGTGGAGGAGTACCAAAAAACACAGCTCAGCAGACAGGTCCACTATTAGATCAAATTCTAAAAAGAGATGACGGGGGGCAAGATTACATTATTCAGATTACAGATGCACGTCCAGATACAGGAGGTCTTTCAGGAGCTACACTGCAAGAGGGTAAGAGTTGGGGGAAAGTTCAAGATGCACATAACGGAATGGTAACAGTTTATGCTGATGCCACAATAGCTTTTCCAATTCTTGCATTATACGTTCTTAGTAACCAAAAAACAAGAAAACCAAAAAGACTTTACAAAAAACTAGACAAATTATATGAAAAACTAAGTGAAAATTATTTCAAAAATCCAGATAACAAAATAAATAAATCAAAAAAGAAGAACTAGAACTTGTTATATCTAGCACGTTCAAGATCTCGATCATCTTTAGATTCTTTCTTGTATTCTTTGTAGTGTTCTTTACAAAGAACTGTTTTTTTTCCAGTTGAATTTACGCGTAGTCCAGCATTTTCAACTTTACTAGTATTAAGAGAACGTGCACCGTCTTGATCACAGCCTTCAAAATTGCATTTTGCACCTTTAGATACTATTCCCATATAGAATAGTAATCAAGATGTTATTTATACTTGAAAATTATTTTTAGATTTTTTAACCCATATAGGTAATGTATCAAAAAATGGTACATCGTTTATAAGAGGAATATTTTTTTCTTAATTTATGGGTGGAGCTAAAAAACCAACTGCTGGAAATAAAGACAAATCTGCAGGTTCTAAAGATACAAAGAAAAAGAAAGACAAGGGTGAAGGTGGCCCAAAGAAAGCAGAAATTACAGTTAAGGTTAATGAGCAACAAGCATTAAAAATTATTCAAAACTCCAAAGTTGTCACAGTCCAAGATCTTGCAAGACAAACAGGAGTTAAAATTTCTGCAGCAAATGCATTTCTAAAAGAATCTACAAACAAAGGAATTGTAAAAAGGGTTGGTGGATATTCAGGCCATCATCTATATCAAGCAGTATCTTCATAGACACACAACACATCACCAGATTTAGCATCTTTTAATGATTCAACATCGCCATCTAGTTTTCCAATAGGAGTCATCGTTTTAGCAAAGACAGTGTCGTTTAAGAAAAAACAAATACTTCCAGTAGATGGCAAAAATGCAACATCGCCTTTTTTGAATTCAGTTCTTGATCTTTCAATTCCAGAGTCAACACTTGTTTCGAAATACAAAATACTTTTCCCCAAAAGATGGGCATGCCCTTCCAATGGCAAAGATCTCATAATAGTTCCAACAGTTCGTGGGGATAG comes from the Candidatus Nitrosopumilus sediminis genome and includes:
- a CDS encoding cyclophilin-like fold protein, producing MEIRGKAKITCDLKRHLSPRTVGTIMRSLPLEGHAHLLGKSILYFETSVDSGIERSRTEFKKGDVAFLPSTGSICFFLNDTVFAKTMTPIGKLDGDVESLKDAKSGDVLCVYEDTA
- a CDS encoding homospermidine biosynthesis protein, giving the protein MDPHEFHGKDIPHIKLDPKMTIEELVDVFASSGFNGRQLGDAAKLYAKMIKEDATICLTISGAMTPVGFGGIVKTLIERGFVDWIVTTGANVYHEDHFAWGLPVKQGSFDVDDMKLYENEIVRIRDVYIKFHETLEAQDELVQKMFGDDFPDKPFTTAEFCNLMGKISKEKAKHPEKSFITTAYDYDVPVYISTMKDSSLALNLAVHRLRGKIYNLDFVREIIEQAAILHDSKKSGILELGGGVPKNTAQQTGPLLDQILKRDDGGQDYIIQITDARPDTGGLSGATLQEGKSWGKVQDAHNGMVTVYADATIAFPILALYVLSNQKTRKPKRLYKKLDKLYEKLSENYFKNPDNKINKSKKKN
- a CDS encoding MarR family transcriptional regulator; this encodes MGGAKKPTAGNKDKSAGSKDTKKKKDKGEGGPKKAEITVKVNEQQALKIIQNSKVVTVQDLARQTGVKISAANAFLKESTNKGIVKRVGGYSGHHLYQAVSS